Proteins encoded in a region of the Bacillus thermozeamaize genome:
- a CDS encoding acireductone dioxygenase, with protein sequence MAVIRLRNTGERIEGEENVKAFLDSIGVLYEHWDTSKLPEHLRDKYLLTDEEKEQILAAYDTEIRSLAERRGYQKWDIVSLSEQTPNLDELLKKFEQVHTHSEDEVRAITAGNGIFTIKGPKETGYFDAILDAGDVISVPEGTPHFFTLTDTRRVVAVRLFIDPAGWVAQPYEDPEFQK encoded by the coding sequence ATGGCAGTCATTCGTTTGCGCAACACCGGCGAAAGGATTGAAGGAGAAGAAAATGTCAAGGCCTTTCTTGACAGCATCGGCGTGCTGTACGAACACTGGGACACTTCCAAGCTTCCTGAACATCTGCGCGACAAATACTTGTTGACGGACGAAGAAAAAGAACAAATCCTCGCCGCCTACGATACGGAAATCCGCTCTCTGGCTGAACGCAGGGGCTACCAAAAATGGGACATCGTCAGCCTCAGCGAACAGACGCCCAATCTGGATGAGCTGCTGAAAAAATTTGAGCAAGTCCATACCCATTCGGAAGACGAAGTGCGGGCCATCACTGCCGGAAACGGCATCTTTACCATCAAGGGGCCAAAAGAAACCGGCTACTTCGATGCGATACTGGATGCCGGCGACGTCATCTCTGTGCCCGAAGGAACGCCCCATTTCTTTACTTTGACGGACACCCGCCGCGTCGTAGCGGTCCGCCTGTTTATCGACCCTGCGGGCTGGGTGGCTCAGCCTTATGAAGATCCCGAATTCCAGAAGTAG
- a CDS encoding butyryl-CoA dehydrogenase, with protein MNFALSEEQQAVKKMVRQFVDKEIMPYIQEWDAKQHFEMSIIDKLADLGLMGVCIPEKYGGQGMDYNTLAIVCAELERGDTAFRTAVSVHTGLNSMTLLQWGTEYQKEKYLIPQAKGEKIGAFGLTEPNAGSDVASIQTRAVKDGDYYILNGSKTWISLCDVADHFLIFAKTDPDKKHRGISAFIVERTFPGVTTRGFKDKLGIRAGNTGEIFLEDVRVPKENLLGEEGEGFKIAMSALDNGRFTVAAGAVGLTDACIEASVKYANERYTFGQPIGKHQLVQQMIAKMVAGYEASQLLVYRVGWMKNQGLRCTRETSLAKWFACDVAFQAAVDAVQIHGANGYSHEFPVERYMRNAKAPVIYEGTREIHQIMQAEYALGYRQDKPLRKMLPKWPFEE; from the coding sequence ATGAATTTTGCGCTTTCTGAAGAACAACAGGCGGTCAAGAAAATGGTCCGCCAGTTTGTGGACAAGGAGATCATGCCCTATATCCAGGAGTGGGATGCCAAGCAGCATTTTGAAATGAGCATCATCGACAAATTGGCTGATCTTGGCTTGATGGGCGTTTGTATCCCTGAGAAGTACGGCGGACAGGGGATGGATTATAATACGCTGGCCATTGTCTGCGCCGAGCTGGAGCGGGGGGATACGGCTTTCCGGACCGCCGTCTCGGTGCATACGGGGCTTAACAGCATGACCCTGTTGCAATGGGGGACGGAATATCAGAAGGAAAAATATCTGATCCCGCAAGCCAAGGGTGAAAAAATCGGCGCTTTTGGACTGACAGAACCCAACGCCGGTTCCGATGTGGCTTCCATTCAGACGCGTGCGGTGAAGGATGGGGATTATTACATCCTCAACGGCAGCAAGACGTGGATTTCCCTCTGTGATGTGGCGGACCACTTTCTGATTTTTGCAAAGACGGATCCCGACAAGAAGCACCGCGGGATTTCCGCCTTTATCGTGGAGCGCACTTTTCCTGGCGTGACGACGCGCGGGTTTAAAGATAAGTTGGGGATTCGGGCGGGCAACACGGGAGAGATTTTCCTCGAGGATGTCCGCGTGCCCAAGGAAAATCTCCTTGGGGAAGAAGGGGAAGGCTTTAAAATCGCCATGTCGGCGCTGGACAACGGGCGGTTCACGGTGGCAGCAGGCGCTGTCGGCCTGACGGATGCCTGTATTGAAGCCAGTGTGAAGTATGCCAATGAGCGGTACACCTTTGGCCAGCCGATCGGCAAGCACCAGCTGGTGCAGCAGATGATCGCCAAGATGGTGGCCGGCTATGAAGCCTCACAGCTCCTTGTATACCGTGTAGGTTGGATGAAAAACCAAGGCCTGCGCTGCACGCGGGAAACCTCCCTGGCCAAATGGTTTGCCTGTGACGTGGCGTTCCAGGCGGCAGTGGATGCAGTACAGATTCACGGCGCCAACGGATATTCCCATGAATTCCCAGTAGAACGTTACATGAGAAATGCCAAGGCGCCGGTGATTTATGAGGGGACGCGCGAGATTCACCAGATTATGCAGGCAGAATACGCGCTGGGTTACCGGCAGGACAAACCGCTTCGCAAGATGCTGCCGAAGTGGCCGTTTGAGGAGTAA